In Paractinoplanes brasiliensis, the following proteins share a genomic window:
- a CDS encoding glutamine synthetase family protein — MDLEELDVSVDNGSIDTVLLALTDMQGRLQGKRLHGRYFMDEVAGGGSEGCNYLLAVDVDMNTVDGYESSSWASGYGDFVMRPDFTTLRRVPWQDGTALVLADLETTSGEPVYASPRQILKKQIDRLAEHGLTAYAGTELEFVLYKDTYEQAFDKGYRGLIPANQYNVDYSLLGTARVEPLLRRIRNEMYGAGLLPESAKGECNFGQHEIAFRYADALTCADNHVIYKNGAKEIAAQEGMALTFMAKPNEREGNSCHIHFSLRGQDGASAMLGDGPAHLSVTGQRVLAGLLATMREFSLLFAPNINSYKRYQPGSFAPTALRWGVDNRTCALRIAGHGQGMRVENRVPGGDVNPYLAIAALIAGALHGIENELELEPETTGNAYDDAAADRVPTTLREAQQLWLGSDVARAAFGADVVGHYANMAQVELAAFDAVVTDWELRRGFERM; from the coding sequence ATGGATCTCGAGGAACTGGACGTCTCCGTCGACAACGGCAGCATCGACACCGTGCTGCTGGCGCTGACCGACATGCAGGGCCGGTTGCAGGGCAAGCGCCTGCACGGGCGGTACTTCATGGACGAGGTGGCCGGGGGCGGCAGCGAGGGCTGCAACTATCTGCTCGCGGTGGACGTCGACATGAACACCGTCGACGGGTACGAGTCGTCCTCGTGGGCCAGCGGCTACGGCGACTTCGTGATGCGGCCCGACTTCACGACGCTGCGCCGGGTGCCCTGGCAGGACGGGACGGCCCTGGTGCTGGCCGACCTCGAGACCACGAGCGGTGAGCCGGTGTACGCCTCGCCGCGGCAGATCCTCAAGAAGCAGATCGATCGGCTGGCCGAGCACGGCCTCACCGCGTACGCGGGAACCGAACTGGAATTTGTGCTCTACAAGGACACCTACGAGCAGGCTTTCGACAAGGGTTACCGTGGCCTGATCCCGGCGAACCAGTACAACGTTGACTATTCGCTGCTGGGGACGGCGCGGGTCGAACCGCTGCTGCGCCGCATCCGCAACGAGATGTACGGGGCGGGGCTGCTGCCCGAGAGCGCCAAGGGCGAGTGCAACTTCGGCCAGCACGAGATCGCGTTCCGCTACGCCGACGCGCTGACCTGCGCCGACAACCACGTGATCTACAAGAACGGGGCCAAGGAGATCGCCGCCCAGGAGGGCATGGCGCTGACGTTCATGGCCAAGCCCAACGAGCGGGAGGGCAACTCCTGCCACATCCACTTCTCGCTGCGCGGACAGGACGGCGCGTCGGCGATGCTCGGCGACGGACCGGCCCACCTCAGCGTGACCGGGCAGCGGGTGCTGGCCGGGCTGCTGGCGACCATGCGCGAGTTCAGCCTGCTGTTCGCGCCCAACATCAACTCGTACAAGCGGTACCAGCCGGGGTCGTTCGCGCCGACCGCGCTGCGCTGGGGCGTCGACAACCGCACCTGCGCCTTGCGGATCGCCGGCCACGGGCAGGGCATGCGGGTCGAGAACAGGGTGCCCGGCGGCGACGTGAACCCCTACCTGGCGATCGCCGCCCTGATCGCGGGGGCGCTGCACGGCATCGAGAACGAGCTCGAGCTAGAGCCGGAGACGACCGGCAACGCGTACGACGACGCGGCCGCCGACCGGGTGCCGACCACCCTGCGCGAGGCCCAGCAACTCTGGCTGGGCAGTGACGTGGCGCGGGCGGCGTTCGGGGCGGACGTGGTCGGCCACTACGCGAACATGGCGCAGGTGGAGCTGGCCGCCTTCGACGCGGTGGTAACCGACTGGGAGCTGCGCCGCGGCTTCGAGCGGATGTAA
- a CDS encoding aldehyde dehydrogenase family protein, whose amino-acid sequence MGTVPTTEVINPSTGEVFTTVPSLDLAVTDAAIERAARAFPAWRAVAPGDRARLLRRFAAVVDQHLDELAGLEVRNAGHTIGNARWEAGNVRDVLDYYAGAPERLSGRQIPVPGGLDVTFHEPLGVVGIIVPWNFPMPIAGWGFAPALAAGNTVVLKPAELTPLTAIRLGELALEAGIPEDVFQVLPGKGSVVGQRFVTHPAVRKVCFTGSTEVGKSIMAGAADQVKRVTLELGGKSANIVFADADLEKAAASAPGSVFDNAGQDCCARSRLLVQESVYDKFLSLLEPAVAGFRVEDPASESAEMGPLISAGHRAAVASYVEGSDVAFRGGAPEKDGWWFPPTVLLAHSTGDRHWREEVFGPVLSVLPFSDEEDAVRLANDTEYGLSGSLWTRDLGRALRVSRAVETGALSVNSHSSVRYWTPFGGMKQSGLGRELGPDALLSFTDVKNVFLAMGD is encoded by the coding sequence ATGGGGACCGTGCCGACAACTGAAGTGATCAACCCGTCCACCGGTGAGGTCTTCACGACCGTGCCGTCGCTGGACCTGGCGGTGACCGATGCCGCCATCGAGCGGGCGGCCCGCGCGTTCCCGGCCTGGCGGGCCGTGGCCCCCGGCGACCGGGCCCGGCTGCTGCGCCGGTTCGCCGCCGTGGTCGACCAGCACCTCGACGAGCTGGCCGGGCTGGAGGTGCGCAACGCCGGGCACACCATCGGCAACGCCCGCTGGGAGGCCGGCAACGTCCGGGACGTGCTCGACTACTACGCCGGCGCGCCCGAGCGGCTGAGCGGCCGGCAGATCCCGGTGCCGGGCGGGCTCGACGTGACGTTCCACGAGCCGCTCGGCGTGGTCGGCATCATCGTGCCGTGGAACTTCCCCATGCCGATCGCCGGCTGGGGGTTCGCCCCGGCGCTGGCGGCCGGCAACACGGTCGTGCTCAAGCCGGCCGAGCTCACCCCGCTGACCGCGATCCGGCTCGGCGAGCTGGCGCTGGAGGCCGGGATTCCCGAGGACGTCTTCCAGGTGCTGCCGGGCAAGGGCTCGGTCGTCGGGCAGCGCTTCGTCACCCACCCGGCCGTTCGCAAGGTCTGCTTCACCGGTTCCACCGAGGTCGGCAAGTCGATCATGGCGGGCGCGGCCGACCAGGTGAAACGGGTGACCCTCGAGCTGGGCGGCAAGAGCGCGAACATCGTCTTCGCCGATGCCGACCTCGAGAAGGCGGCCGCCTCGGCGCCGGGTTCGGTGTTCGACAACGCCGGCCAGGACTGCTGCGCCCGTTCCCGGCTGCTGGTGCAGGAATCGGTCTACGACAAGTTCTTGTCGCTGCTCGAACCCGCGGTCGCCGGCTTCCGCGTCGAGGATCCCGCCTCCGAGAGCGCCGAGATGGGCCCGCTGATCTCCGCCGGGCACCGAGCCGCCGTGGCCTCGTACGTGGAAGGGTCTGACGTGGCCTTCCGGGGCGGCGCGCCGGAAAAGGACGGCTGGTGGTTCCCGCCGACGGTGCTGCTCGCTCACTCGACCGGCGACCGGCACTGGCGTGAGGAGGTGTTCGGACCGGTGCTGTCGGTGCTGCCCTTCTCCGACGAGGAGGACGCCGTACGCCTGGCCAACGACACCGAGTACGGCCTGTCCGGCTCGCTCTGGACCCGCGACCTCGGCCGGGCGCTGCGGGTCTCGCGGGCCGTGGAGACCGGCGCGCTCAGCGTCAACAGTCACTCGTCGGTGCGCTACTGGACGCCCTTCGGTGGCATGAAGCAGTCGGGACTCGGCCGCGAGCTGGGCCCGGATGCGCTTTTGTCCTTCACGGACGTGAAGAACGTGTTCCTGGCCATGGGAGATTAA
- a CDS encoding gamma-glutamyl-gamma-aminobutyrate hydrolase family protein: MRPIIGITTYVEPATWGVWRDLPTTLIPYDYVAAVSQAGGRPVLLPEHDDTDVLEILDGLVLAGGPDLNPEFYGAEPGPHTVSRPDRDRAEILLVHRALELDMPVLGVCRGMQLLVAAAGGTLHQHLPDVLGHERHRPAPGVYGEHEATFVPGSRIAGLMGDDLAVRCFHHQGVDDAGKLTVTGRAEDGLAEAVEDPGHSFVLGVQWHPEVTRDERLFGALVAATGKR, encoded by the coding sequence ATGCGTCCGATCATCGGCATCACGACCTATGTGGAACCGGCCACGTGGGGCGTCTGGCGCGACCTGCCGACCACCTTGATCCCGTACGACTACGTCGCCGCCGTCAGCCAGGCCGGCGGCCGCCCGGTGCTGCTGCCCGAGCACGACGACACCGACGTCCTGGAAATCCTCGACGGCCTGGTGCTCGCGGGCGGCCCCGACCTGAACCCGGAGTTCTACGGCGCCGAGCCCGGCCCGCACACCGTGAGCCGCCCGGATCGTGACAGAGCGGAAATATTGCTCGTACACCGGGCGTTGGAGCTCGACATGCCCGTCCTCGGCGTGTGCCGGGGCATGCAGCTCCTCGTCGCCGCCGCCGGGGGCACGCTGCACCAGCATCTGCCCGACGTCCTGGGCCACGAGCGGCACCGGCCGGCCCCCGGGGTCTACGGCGAGCACGAGGCCACGTTCGTCCCGGGCAGCCGCATCGCCGGCCTGATGGGCGACGACCTCGCTGTCCGGTGCTTCCACCACCAGGGCGTCGACGATGCCGGAAAGCTCACAGTCACCGGCCGCGCCGAGGACGGGCTGGCCGAGGCGGTCGAGGATCCGGGACATTCGTTCGTCCTCGGCGTGCAGTGGCACCCCGAGGTCACCCGCGACGAGCGGCTCTTCGGGGCCCTGGTCGCGGCGACCGGCAAGAGGTAA
- a CDS encoding gamma-glutamyl-gamma-aminobutyrate hydrolase family protein produces MRRPLIGMTSYAEQVQYNGNDVMAGMLPMTYVRAVHAAGGRAVLITPDDPGDDVIESLDGIVFCGGNDIDPAYWGAERHPTTEVDKERDESEIRLMRAALAADLPLLGVCRGLQVMAVAGGGTLHQHLPDVLGHDRHRAAAGTDPLAAGASAYGRHDVIIERGSVAHRVLGPHATVNSFHHQAVDDPGSFTATGWCPDDRVIEIIEDASRTFALGVQWHPERTADLRVFTALIEAAAERSGLQPEAFAA; encoded by the coding sequence ATGCGCAGGCCCCTCATCGGCATGACCTCGTACGCGGAACAGGTGCAGTACAACGGCAACGACGTCATGGCGGGCATGTTGCCGATGACGTACGTGCGGGCCGTGCACGCGGCAGGCGGGCGAGCCGTGCTGATCACCCCCGACGACCCCGGCGACGACGTGATCGAGTCGCTGGACGGCATCGTCTTCTGCGGCGGCAACGACATCGACCCGGCGTACTGGGGCGCCGAACGGCACCCGACGACCGAGGTCGACAAGGAACGCGACGAGTCCGAGATCCGGCTGATGCGCGCCGCCCTCGCCGCCGACCTGCCGCTGCTCGGCGTCTGCCGGGGACTGCAGGTGATGGCGGTTGCCGGTGGCGGCACGCTGCACCAGCACCTGCCCGACGTGCTCGGCCACGACCGGCACCGCGCGGCGGCCGGCACCGACCCGCTGGCGGCAGGGGCCTCCGCGTACGGGCGGCACGACGTCATCATCGAGCGCGGCTCGGTGGCGCACCGGGTGCTGGGCCCCCACGCGACGGTGAACTCTTTCCACCATCAGGCGGTCGACGACCCGGGATCGTTCACCGCGACCGGCTGGTGCCCCGACGACCGGGTCATCGAGATCATCGAGGACGCGTCCCGTACGTTCGCGCTGGGTGTGCAGTGGCATCCCGAGCGCACCGCCGATCTGCGGGTCTTCACCGCCCTGATCGAGGCGGCCGCCGAACGCTCCGGGCTGCAGCCGGAAGCCTTCGCCGCGTAA
- a CDS encoding 3-oxoacyl-ACP reductase, producing MERLQDRVAVITGAGSGIGLATARRFAAEGAFVVCVDISGDTGKAVAEEVGGEFVACDVSDEEQVKALFDGVAERHGRVDIAFNNAGISPPDDDSILVTGLDAWERVLKVNTTSVFFCCKYAIPHMQRQGKGSIINTASFVALLGAATSQIAYTASKGGVLAMTRELGVQFAREGIRINALCPGPVATPLLLELFAKDPERAARRLVHVPMGRFAEPEEIAAAVAFLASDDASFMTASQFVVDGGITGAYVTPL from the coding sequence GTGGAGCGTTTGCAGGACCGGGTCGCCGTCATCACCGGCGCCGGCAGCGGAATCGGTCTCGCCACCGCGCGGAGGTTCGCCGCCGAGGGCGCTTTCGTCGTTTGTGTCGATATTTCGGGGGATACGGGCAAGGCCGTCGCGGAGGAGGTCGGCGGCGAGTTCGTCGCCTGTGACGTCTCCGACGAGGAGCAGGTCAAGGCGCTCTTCGACGGGGTGGCCGAGCGCCACGGCCGGGTCGACATCGCCTTCAACAACGCCGGCATCTCACCGCCGGACGACGACTCGATCCTGGTCACCGGCCTGGACGCATGGGAACGAGTGCTCAAGGTCAACACGACCTCGGTGTTCTTCTGCTGCAAGTACGCCATCCCGCACATGCAGCGGCAGGGCAAGGGCTCGATCATCAACACGGCGTCGTTCGTGGCCCTGCTCGGCGCCGCCACCTCGCAGATCGCCTACACCGCGAGCAAGGGCGGCGTGCTGGCGATGACCCGCGAGCTCGGGGTGCAGTTCGCCCGGGAGGGCATCCGGATCAACGCGCTCTGCCCCGGCCCGGTCGCCACTCCACTTCTCCTGGAGCTGTTCGCCAAGGACCCCGAGCGTGCCGCCCGCCGCCTGGTGCACGTGCCCATGGGCCGGTTCGCCGAGCCCGAGGAGATCGCCGCCGCGGTCGCCTTCCTGGCGAGCGACGACGCCTCGTTCATGACCGCCTCGCAGTTCGTGGTGGACGGCGGCATCACCGGTGCGTATGTAACTCCGCTTTGA